A single genomic interval of Cucumis sativus cultivar 9930 chromosome 7, Cucumber_9930_V3, whole genome shotgun sequence harbors:
- the LOC101203796 gene encoding putative kinase-like protein TMKL1, with translation MAILKLFSLCISLFLLIRAPVRCDSIHFPSSSSSSSSSSSSSSSSSSSSSSFSSDVQLLLGKIRASLEGDTQNLLLSSWNYSVPLCQWRGLKWVFTTGTPLVCTAASSPQWSNLTLFKDPSLHVLSLQLPSANLTGSLPKELGEFTMLQSLYLSINSLTGTIPLELGYSSSLSDIDLSSNLLTGVLPPSIWNLCDKLVSVRLHGNSLSGSLPEPALPNSTCRNLEALDLGNNQISGTFPEFVSRFPGLKELDLGKNLLSGQIPQSLGQLELEKLNLSNNNFSGILPVFSNSKFGVEAFEGNSPGLCGEPLKSCAVPSHLSSGAIAGLVIGLMTGTVVLASLLIGYMQNKKKKSSSESEDENDEGEDEENGGSVGAGGEGKLILFEGGENLTLDDVLNATGQVMEKTSYGTIYKAKLADGGTIALRLLREGSCKDRNSCLSVIKQLGKIRHENLIPLRAFYQGKRGEKLLIYDYLSIRTLHDFLHESRAGKPVLNWARRHKIALGIARGLAHLHTGLEVPITHGNIRSKNVLVDDHSFAVRLTEFGLDKLMIPSVADEIVSLAKSDGYKAPELQRMKKCNSRTDVYAFGILLLEILIGKKPGKSGRNGEFVDLPSIVKVAVLEETTMDVFDVEVLKGIRSPMEDGIVQALKLAMGCCAPVASVRPSIDEVVKQLEENRPRNRSALYSPTETRSENGTPF, from the exons ATGGCGATTCTGAAGCTTTTTTCTCTCTGCATTTCCCTCTTCTTATTAATCAGAGCCCCTGTACGATGTGATTCCATAcatttcccttcttcttcttcttcttcttcttcttcttcttcttcttcctcttcctcctcctcctcctcctcttctttttcttctgatGTTCAGCTTCTTTTGGGAAAGATTAGAGCTTCACTTGAAGGAGACACTCAAAACTTGCTTTTATCTTCATGGAATTACTCTGTTCCTCTTTGTCAATGGAGGGGACTCAAATGGGTCTTCACTACTGGAACCCCACTGGTCTGCACTGCTGCTTCTTCTCCACAATGGTCTAATCTCACTCTGTTCAAAGACCCTTCTCTTCATGTTCTCTCTCTGCAACTTCCATCTGCTAATCTTACTGGTTCGTTGCCTAAGGAGCTTGGTGAGTTCACTATGCTTCAAAGCCTCTATCTAAGTATAAACTCTTTGACTGGAACCATTCCACTTGAACTTGGTTACAGCTCCTCTCTTTCTGATATTGATTTGAGTAGCAATCTTTTAACGGGAGTTCTTCCACCTTCGATCTGGAATCTGTGTGATAAACTTGTTTCTGTCAGACTTCATGGCAATTCGTTATCTGGGTCTCTGCCGGAGCCGGCTTTACCAAACTCCACCTGTAGGAATCTGGAGGCTTTGGATTTAGGCAACAATCAGATTTCAGGTACTTTCCCTGAATTCGTTTCTAGATTTCCGGGTCTTAAAGAGCTTGATCTTGGGAAAAATTTGTTGTCTGGACAAATCCCTCAGAGCTTAGGCCAGTTAGAGCTGGAGAAGTTGAACCTTTCAAACAACAATTTCAGTGGAATATTGCCTGTTTTTAGTAACTCAAAATTTGGTGTTGAGGCTTTTGAAGGGAATAGTCCTGGGCTTTGTGGGGAGCCTTTGAAAAGCTGTGCAGTACCTTCTCATTTGAGTTCAGGCGCCATTGCTGGCCTTGTTATTGGCTTGATGACTGGCACAGTGGTTTTAGCTTCGTTGCTTATTGGTTATATgcaaaacaagaagaagaagagtagTAGTGAGAGTGAAGATGAGAATGAtgaaggagaagatgaagaaaatggtggCAGTGTCGGTGCAGGTGGTGAAGGAAAGCTCATTTTATTTGAGGGTGGTGAGAATCTGACATTGGATGATGTCTTGAATGCTACGGGGCAAGTTATGGAAAAAACAAGCTATGGCACTATATATAAGGCAAAGCTTGCTGATGGAGGGACCATTGCTCTCAGACTGCTGAGGGAAGGTAGTTGCAAAGACAGAAATTCTTGCTTGTCTGTGATTAAACAATTGGGAAAGATTCGCCATGAGAATTTGATTCCTTTAAGAGCTTTCTATCAAGGAAAGAGAGGAGAAAAGCTCCTCATTTATGACTATCTGTCAATCCGAACTTTACATGATTTTCTACATG AATCTAGAGCAGGAAAACCAGTGTTGAACTGGGCTAGGAGGCACAAGATTGCATTAGGCATTGCCCGGGGATTAGCCCATCTTCACACAGGTCTTGAAGTGCCCATTACACATGGTAACATTAGATCGAAAAATGTGCTTGTGGATGATCACTCCTTTGCAGTGAGACTGACAGAGTTTGGGCTAGACAAGCTAATGATCCCATCAGTAGCTGACGAAATTGTCTCGCTGGCAAAATCAGATGGGTACAAGGCACCAGAGCTGCAACGGATGAAGAAATGCAATTCAAGAACAGATGTGTATGCATTTGGAATCTTATTATTGGAAATTCTGATTGGGAAGAAACCAGGAAAAAGTGGAAGAAATGGAGAGTTTGTGGATCTGCCATCAATAGTGAAAGTGGCAGTTCTGGAGGAGACAACGATGGACGTTTTCGACGTGGAGGTTTTGAAAGGGATTAGAAGTCCAATGGAAGATGGAATTGTTCAGGCATTGAAGCTTGCAATGGGTTGCTGTGCTCCAGTGGCTTCAGTAAGACCTTCCATCGATGAAGTTGTGAAGCAGTTGGAAGAGAACAGACCAAGAAACAGATCTGCTCTGTACAGCCCAACAGAAACAAGAAGTGAAAATGGTACCCCATTTTGA